Proteins found in one Irregularibacter muris genomic segment:
- the nagA gene encoding N-acetylglucosamine-6-phosphate deacetylase — translation MFLYSENIYTPEGFQKGYLNIEHGKIKGIVQEVDEKEDVVDYTNGIIIPGFIDMHIHGWATGSFKFQGDKKALQNMSKGLVKVGVTSYLASTATNAVEKLKKQASDAREFMEEWIPEKGSQVLGIHLEGPFINKEYKGMQKEEYCIDPSIEITESLLESAGEGNVKLMTLAPELPNADRVITYLHEKGIQVSIGHSAAEFEDIARVKDLGVGGFTHTFSGMRGFHHRRLGVVGAAMYFEDMYAEFSKQTGMTVKPEAFAIVYRLKGPEKIILSTDCTGLAQVKEPFYHYIRKCTFSPYGEDSLKCVYDDGREEIINKYEYDNVKDVELSYLGSIQNVVKNVKASVSDIVKMTSENPAKYLGVDSYKGSIEAGKDADVIIIDDEWNLLDTYVKGVKQDIQ, via the coding sequence ATGTTTTTATACTCTGAAAATATTTATACACCTGAGGGCTTTCAAAAAGGGTATTTAAATATTGAACATGGAAAAATCAAGGGCATTGTTCAAGAAGTTGATGAAAAAGAAGATGTGGTGGATTATACCAATGGGATTATCATACCAGGTTTTATTGATATGCATATTCATGGATGGGCAACGGGTTCCTTTAAGTTCCAAGGGGATAAAAAAGCCCTTCAGAATATGTCTAAAGGACTTGTCAAAGTAGGGGTAACTTCCTACTTAGCAAGTACAGCAACAAATGCAGTAGAGAAGTTAAAGAAACAAGCCAGTGATGCTAGAGAATTTATGGAAGAATGGATACCAGAAAAGGGCTCCCAAGTATTGGGCATTCATCTTGAAGGTCCCTTTATCAATAAAGAATACAAAGGAATGCAAAAAGAAGAATATTGTATAGATCCTTCCATAGAAATTACAGAAAGCTTGTTGGAAAGTGCCGGTGAAGGAAATGTAAAACTAATGACCCTTGCCCCAGAGTTGCCCAATGCAGATAGAGTAATTACTTATCTCCATGAAAAAGGAATTCAGGTTTCTATAGGTCATAGTGCTGCAGAATTTGAGGACATTGCAAGAGTAAAGGATTTGGGGGTAGGTGGCTTTACTCATACCTTCAGTGGCATGAGAGGATTTCATCATAGAAGATTAGGGGTAGTTGGGGCGGCTATGTATTTTGAGGATATGTATGCTGAATTTAGTAAACAGACAGGGATGACGGTAAAGCCAGAGGCCTTTGCCATAGTCTATAGACTAAAGGGTCCAGAAAAAATTATTTTATCTACTGACTGTACTGGATTGGCCCAGGTTAAGGAGCCTTTTTATCACTATATTCGCAAATGTACATTTAGTCCCTATGGTGAAGATTCTCTAAAATGTGTTTATGATGATGGCAGAGAAGAAATCATCAATAAATATGAGTATGACAATGTAAAGGATGTAGAACTTAGTTATTTAGGGTCGATACAAAATGTGGTTAAGAATGTAAAAGCTTCTGTAAGTGATATTGTAAAAATGACTTCAGAAAATCCTGCAAAATATCTTGGAGTAGATAGCTACAAGGGTTCTATAGA
- a CDS encoding family 4 glycosyl hydrolase, translating to MKRRKLGITIVGSGSTRIPALIGSLIEYKDRFPLKKLTLFDINMERMNSMRNYIELTMKEYYPGVEVLFTDNEDEAYIDTEFVLCNMRAGNLEMRSLDEKIPLKHGLVGQETCGPGGFAYGMRSIGAMIHMVKKIREYAPDAWILNYTNPAAIVAVALDKVFPEDKRILNICDQPYSMIKSFGKVLNVDMYDIEPRYFGLNHFGWFTHLYHKPTGEDLLPKLKSYLMQGNDFKPYNAEQREASWLNTYKNVNKILSFFPEYLPNTYLQYYLFPEEIVAESDPNFTRSDEALVGREKKILDICKQAREQQSLENIPFLSGAVHGNMMVEVAESIAYDLKQLYVIIMRNEGVINNLPDDAMVEVVAALTQNGAEPYRIGKIGTFYKGLIEGQYAYEKLTVEAYLEEDYTKALQALTLNRTIVNPEKAKAVLDDLLEANKDYWSLH from the coding sequence ATGAAGCGAAGAAAATTAGGGATAACAATCGTTGGAAGTGGGAGTACTCGTATTCCTGCTTTGATTGGAAGCCTTATTGAATATAAAGACAGGTTCCCATTAAAAAAGCTAACTTTATTTGATATCAACATGGAGAGAATGAATTCCATGAGAAATTATATAGAACTCACCATGAAGGAGTACTATCCAGGGGTAGAGGTTTTATTCACAGACAATGAGGACGAAGCCTATATAGACACAGAATTTGTCCTTTGCAATATGCGGGCAGGAAATCTTGAGATGAGATCCTTAGATGAAAAGATTCCTCTGAAACATGGTTTGGTTGGGCAGGAAACCTGTGGTCCAGGAGGATTTGCCTATGGAATGAGATCTATAGGGGCTATGATTCATATGGTGAAAAAGATTAGAGAGTATGCACCGGATGCATGGATTTTAAATTATACCAATCCAGCTGCCATCGTAGCTGTAGCTTTAGATAAGGTGTTTCCAGAGGATAAAAGAATATTAAACATTTGTGACCAGCCCTATTCTATGATTAAATCCTTTGGAAAAGTATTGAATGTAGATATGTATGATATTGAGCCAAGATATTTTGGATTGAATCACTTTGGTTGGTTTACCCACCTATACCATAAGCCAACAGGAGAAGACTTGTTACCAAAGTTAAAATCATACCTTATGCAAGGAAATGACTTTAAACCATATAATGCAGAGCAAAGAGAAGCTTCATGGTTAAATACCTATAAAAATGTAAATAAAATTCTATCCTTCTTCCCAGAATATTTACCCAATACCTATCTCCAATATTATCTTTTTCCAGAGGAAATTGTAGCCGAGAGTGATCCAAACTTTACACGTTCTGATGAGGCTTTAGTTGGTAGAGAAAAGAAAATATTAGATATCTGCAAGCAGGCAAGAGAGCAACAATCTTTAGAAAATATTCCTTTTTTAAGTGGAGCTGTACATGGAAATATGATGGTGGAGGTAGCTGAATCTATTGCCTATGATTTAAAGCAATTATATGTCATTATTATGAGAAATGAAGGCGTCATCAATAACTTACCTGACGATGCTATGGTGGAAGTAGTCGCGGCATTGACTCAAAATGGGGCAGAGCCTTATCGGATAGGAAAGATTGGCACCTTCTACAAGGGACTTATTGAAGGACAATATGCTTATGAGAAATTAACAGTAGAAGCCTATCTGGAAGAAGATTATACAAAAGCACTACAGGCTTTAACCTTAAATCGAACCATTGTTAATCCTGAAAAAGCAAAGGCTGTATTAGATGATTTACTAGAAGCCAATAAAGACTATTGGTCTTTGCACTAG
- a CDS encoding MurR/RpiR family transcriptional regulator, whose protein sequence is MDLSRLTENYEELTDLEKKIIEFLMKNPKEILHLTANELAERMYVSKTSIINLSKKLGFDGYSELRYYFKQHIQNKEKSIQDFSYDDILSSIHDEVSKTLSLQREDNVKSIANRLLKSKVVYIMARGASKPIGNLLSSRLAMLGVRSIFIDDQNLIGALGDSLTPDETLLTISLSGETEIIKNIAKRARAKGIDVIALVAFSNNSLQRIANHKMYCFAHQVETKYNDLISRVGLHALVQILISYINMQRGVML, encoded by the coding sequence ATGGATTTAAGCAGGTTGACAGAAAACTATGAAGAGCTAACAGATTTGGAGAAAAAAATTATTGAATTTTTGATGAAGAATCCAAAAGAAATATTGCATTTAACAGCCAATGAACTTGCTGAACGTATGTATGTTTCAAAAACTTCCATCATTAATTTATCCAAGAAACTTGGTTTTGATGGCTATAGTGAGCTGAGATATTATTTTAAACAACATATACAGAATAAAGAAAAAAGTATTCAAGATTTTTCCTATGATGATATATTGAGCTCTATTCATGATGAAGTAAGCAAAACCTTGTCTCTTCAAAGGGAAGATAATGTAAAGTCTATTGCGAATAGGTTATTGAAGTCAAAGGTAGTTTACATTATGGCAAGAGGAGCTTCAAAGCCCATAGGGAATTTATTAAGTTCTAGACTGGCAATGCTAGGAGTACGTTCTATATTTATTGATGATCAAAACCTCATTGGAGCCTTAGGGGATAGTCTAACACCGGATGAAACTCTATTAACCATTTCTCTATCGGGGGAAACTGAAATTATAAAAAATATTGCCAAAAGAGCTAGGGCAAAAGGAATAGATGTTATTGCTTTAGTGGCTTTTTCCAACAATAGCCTACAACGCATCGCCAATCATAAGATGTATTGTTTTGCACATCAAGTGGAAACCAAATACAATGATCTAATCTCAAGAGTAGGTTTGCATGCTTTAGTACAAATCTTAATTTCATATATAAATATGCAGAGAGGGGTAATGTTATGA
- a CDS encoding chromate transporter, producing the protein MISTFVDLFFTFFKIGSFGFGGGYAMLSLIQEEVTSAHGWLTKGEFLDIVAIAEMTPGPIAINMATFVGHELGGILGSALATLGVVLPSFIIVLILVHLFLKFQQNQTIQNALGGIRPAVLALIASAALLLVEEAIIDVYGIIIAIVVFLLVAIKKVNPIIVLVLSGILGIFIY; encoded by the coding sequence ATGATCAGTACTTTCGTAGACTTATTTTTCACATTTTTTAAAATTGGCTCCTTTGGATTTGGGGGAGGATACGCTATGCTTTCTCTCATTCAAGAGGAAGTTACAAGTGCTCATGGCTGGCTGACCAAAGGAGAATTTTTGGATATTGTGGCCATAGCAGAAATGACCCCTGGACCTATTGCTATTAACATGGCAACCTTTGTAGGACATGAATTAGGAGGGATTCTTGGTTCAGCCCTTGCCACTTTAGGAGTAGTGCTACCCTCATTTATTATTGTTTTAATCTTAGTTCATTTATTTTTAAAATTTCAACAAAACCAAACCATTCAAAATGCCCTAGGGGGTATCCGACCTGCGGTTTTAGCATTGATTGCTTCAGCAGCTCTATTATTGGTGGAAGAAGCCATAATCGATGTCTATGGCATAATTATTGCTATTGTGGTTTTTCTTTTGGTAGCCATCAAGAAGGTGAACCCTATTATTGTATTGGTTTTATCGGGAATCTTGGGGATTTTTATTTATTAA
- a CDS encoding chromate transporter yields MKKIWELFFIYLKIGAFTIGGGYAMVPLIQEQIVDKKKWLTDKEFMDMFAVIQSAPGPIAVNSAVFLGYKVGGVKGSIMATLGAVIPSFTIILIIAMFFRNFREYSVVDSIFKGVRPAVVALIAAAVYKLVKSSKFSMAGIIISIFSLLAIIFLDIHPIVLILGSAALGIFISTHSTVRQGERK; encoded by the coding sequence ATGAAAAAAATATGGGAACTTTTCTTTATTTATTTAAAAATAGGTGCTTTTACCATAGGGGGAGGTTATGCTATGGTACCCCTTATTCAAGAGCAAATTGTAGACAAGAAAAAATGGCTTACCGATAAAGAATTTATGGATATGTTTGCAGTGATTCAATCTGCTCCTGGTCCTATTGCCGTTAATAGTGCGGTGTTTCTAGGGTATAAGGTTGGAGGAGTAAAGGGATCTATTATGGCTACATTAGGAGCAGTTATTCCATCCTTTACCATTATTCTAATCATTGCAATGTTTTTTAGAAATTTTAGAGAATATTCTGTTGTAGATAGTATTTTTAAGGGTGTCAGGCCAGCGGTGGTTGCCCTAATTGCGGCAGCGGTGTATAAGCTAGTGAAATCCTCAAAATTTTCTATGGCAGGAATCATTATCTCTATATTTAGTTTACTGGCGATTATATTTTTAGATATTCATCCTATAGTATTAATTTTAGGATCAGCAGCTTTAGGAATTTTCATTTCAACCCATTCAACAGTAAGACAGGGGGAAAGAAAATGA